One window of Camelina sativa cultivar DH55 chromosome 4, Cs, whole genome shotgun sequence genomic DNA carries:
- the LOC104781792 gene encoding probable galacturonosyltransferase 15 isoform X2 encodes MTLKRRDIKAFASVTKKMLLQMERKVQSAKHHELVYWHLASHGIPKSLHCLSLRLTEEYSVNAMARTRLPPPESVSRLTDPSFHHVVILTDNVLAASVVISSTVENAVNPDKFVFHIVTDKKTYTPMHAWFAMNSASSPVVEVKGLHQYDWPHEVNFRVREMLDIHRMIWRRHYQNLKDSDFSFVEGTHEQSLQALNPSCLALLNHLRIYIPKLFPDLNKIVLLDDDVVVQRDLSSLWEKDLNGKVVGAVVDSWCGDNCCPGRTYKDYFNFSHPLISSNLVKDDCAWLSGMNVFDLKAWRQTNITEAYSTWLRLSVSSGLQLWQPGALPPTLLAFKGLTQSLDPSWHVAGLGSRSVKSPEEILKSAAVLHFSGPAKPWLEISNPEVRSLWYRYVNSSDIFIRKCKIMN; translated from the exons ATGACGTTAAAACGTCGTGATATAAAGGCGTTTGCTTCTGTGACTAAGAAGATG CTGTTGCAGATGGAACGTAAAGTCCAATCAGCTAAACATCATGAGTTAGTGTACTGGCATTTAGCCTCTCACGGTATTCCCAAAAGCCTCCATTGCCTTTCCCTGAGATTAACTGAAGAGTACTCTGTAAATGCCATGGCACGAACGCGTTTGCCTCCACCTGAATCCGTTTCCCGTCTGACCGACCCATCTTTTCACCATGTTGTCATCTTGACTGACAATGTTCTCGCTGCTTCCGTCGTCATATCTTCTACCGTAGAAAACGCTGTGAATCCTGATAAGTTTGTCTTCCATATCGTTACCGACAAGAAAACCTATACCCCTATGCACGCTTGGTTTGCTATGAACTCTGCTTCATCTCCGGTTGTTGAAGTAAAGGGACTTCATCAGTATGATTGGCCTCATGAAGTGAATTTCAGAGTTAGAGAGATGCTAGACATTCACCGCATGATTTGGAGACGGCATTATCAAAATTTGAAAGACTCTGATTTTAGTTTCGTGGAGGGTACTCATGAGCAGTCCTTGCAAGCTCTAAATCCGAGCTGCCTCGCCCTTTTGAATCATCTTCGCATCTACATTCCCAAG CTTTTTCCAGATCTCAACAAGATAGTTTTGTTGGATGATGATGTAGTAGTACAACGCGACCTTTCGTCATTGTGGGAAAAGGATCTCAACGGTAAAGTTGTCGGTGCAGTTGTTGACTCGTGGTGCGGAGACAACTGTTGCCCGGGAAGAACTTACAAAGACTACTTCAACTTCTCACATCCTCTGATTTCATCAAACTTAGTTAAAGACGACTGCGCTTGGCTTTCTGGTATGAACGTCTTTGATCTAAAAGCCTGGAGACAAACCAATATCACAGAAGCTTACTCTACATGGTTAAGACTC AGTGTTAGCTCCGGGCTACAATTATGGCAACCAGGAGCGTTACCACCTACGCTACTTGCTTTCAAAGGACTCACACAGTCTCTTGACCCATCGTGGCACGTCGCTGGACTAGGATCTCGATCTGTAAAATCTCCTGAAGAGATTCTGAAATCTGCTGCGGTTTTACATTTCAGCGGTCCAGCAAAGCCGTGGCTAGAGATCAGTAACCCTGAGGTACGATCTCTTTGGTATAGATACGTAAATTCCTCCGACATCTTCATTAGAAAATGCAAAATCATGAactga
- the LOC104781792 gene encoding probable galacturonosyltransferase 15 isoform X1: protein MKFYISATGIKKVTISNPGAGFGKGSGGGGGCSAARRFSGRTLLLLLLLLALVLPFIFVRFAFLVLESASVCDSPLDCMGLRLLRGGDTSLKIGEELTRALVEETDQDVNGRVTKGSLDSFDDLVKEMTLKRRDIKAFASVTKKMLLQMERKVQSAKHHELVYWHLASHGIPKSLHCLSLRLTEEYSVNAMARTRLPPPESVSRLTDPSFHHVVILTDNVLAASVVISSTVENAVNPDKFVFHIVTDKKTYTPMHAWFAMNSASSPVVEVKGLHQYDWPHEVNFRVREMLDIHRMIWRRHYQNLKDSDFSFVEGTHEQSLQALNPSCLALLNHLRIYIPKLFPDLNKIVLLDDDVVVQRDLSSLWEKDLNGKVVGAVVDSWCGDNCCPGRTYKDYFNFSHPLISSNLVKDDCAWLSGMNVFDLKAWRQTNITEAYSTWLRLSVSSGLQLWQPGALPPTLLAFKGLTQSLDPSWHVAGLGSRSVKSPEEILKSAAVLHFSGPAKPWLEISNPEVRSLWYRYVNSSDIFIRKCKIMN, encoded by the exons ATGAAGTTTTACATATCGGCGACGGGGATTAAGAAGGTTACGATATCGAATCCAGGCGCAGGATTCGGAAAAGgaagcggaggaggaggaggatgctCGGCGGCGAGGAGATTCTCTGGTCGGACCTTGTTACTGTTGCTCCTTCTGCTCGCCCTCGTCCTCCCTTTTATCTTCGTCAGGTTCGCGTTTCTCGTCCTCGAATCCGCCTCCGTTTGCGATTCTCCTCTCG ATTGCATGGGACTGAGACTTCTCCGTGGGGGCGACACATCTCTG AAAATCGGGGAAGAGTTGACACGAGCGCTAGTTGAAGAGACAGATCAGGACGTTAATGGAAGAGTTACAAAGGGCTCATTGGACTCATTCGACGACCTTGTCAAGGAGATGACGTTAAAACGTCGTGATATAAAGGCGTTTGCTTCTGTGACTAAGAAGATG CTGTTGCAGATGGAACGTAAAGTCCAATCAGCTAAACATCATGAGTTAGTGTACTGGCATTTAGCCTCTCACGGTATTCCCAAAAGCCTCCATTGCCTTTCCCTGAGATTAACTGAAGAGTACTCTGTAAATGCCATGGCACGAACGCGTTTGCCTCCACCTGAATCCGTTTCCCGTCTGACCGACCCATCTTTTCACCATGTTGTCATCTTGACTGACAATGTTCTCGCTGCTTCCGTCGTCATATCTTCTACCGTAGAAAACGCTGTGAATCCTGATAAGTTTGTCTTCCATATCGTTACCGACAAGAAAACCTATACCCCTATGCACGCTTGGTTTGCTATGAACTCTGCTTCATCTCCGGTTGTTGAAGTAAAGGGACTTCATCAGTATGATTGGCCTCATGAAGTGAATTTCAGAGTTAGAGAGATGCTAGACATTCACCGCATGATTTGGAGACGGCATTATCAAAATTTGAAAGACTCTGATTTTAGTTTCGTGGAGGGTACTCATGAGCAGTCCTTGCAAGCTCTAAATCCGAGCTGCCTCGCCCTTTTGAATCATCTTCGCATCTACATTCCCAAG CTTTTTCCAGATCTCAACAAGATAGTTTTGTTGGATGATGATGTAGTAGTACAACGCGACCTTTCGTCATTGTGGGAAAAGGATCTCAACGGTAAAGTTGTCGGTGCAGTTGTTGACTCGTGGTGCGGAGACAACTGTTGCCCGGGAAGAACTTACAAAGACTACTTCAACTTCTCACATCCTCTGATTTCATCAAACTTAGTTAAAGACGACTGCGCTTGGCTTTCTGGTATGAACGTCTTTGATCTAAAAGCCTGGAGACAAACCAATATCACAGAAGCTTACTCTACATGGTTAAGACTC AGTGTTAGCTCCGGGCTACAATTATGGCAACCAGGAGCGTTACCACCTACGCTACTTGCTTTCAAAGGACTCACACAGTCTCTTGACCCATCGTGGCACGTCGCTGGACTAGGATCTCGATCTGTAAAATCTCCTGAAGAGATTCTGAAATCTGCTGCGGTTTTACATTTCAGCGGTCCAGCAAAGCCGTGGCTAGAGATCAGTAACCCTGAGGTACGATCTCTTTGGTATAGATACGTAAATTCCTCCGACATCTTCATTAGAAAATGCAAAATCATGAactga
- the LOC104781791 gene encoding agamous-like MADS-box protein AGL1 → MVYSAQRRKLRTHHLLFSAIFRNSFSITTHRLLFCLLIYHNLDNSGDMIGSMEEGGSSHEADSSKKIGRGKIEIKRIENTTNRQVTFCKRRNGLLKKAYELSVLCDAEVALVIFSTRGRLYEYANNSVRGTIERYKKACSDAVNPPSVTEANTQYYQQEASKLRRQIRDIQNSNRHIVGESLGSLNFKELKNLEGRLEKGISRVRSKKNEMLVAEIEYMQKREMELQHDNMYLRAKIAEGARLNPDQQESNVIQGTTVYESGVSSHQSHHYNRNYIPVNLLEPNQQFSVQDQPPLQLV, encoded by the exons atggTGTATTCAgctcaaagaagaaaactacGTACTCATCATCTTCTGTTTTCAGCAA TCTTCAGGAACAGCTTCTCCATTACCACCCACCGTCTCCTTTTTTGTTTGCTGATCTATCATAATCTTGACAATTCAG GTGATATGATAGGATCAATGGAGGAAGGAGGAAGTAGTCACGAAGCAGATAGTAGCAAGAAGATAGGGAGAGGAAAGATCGAAATAAAGAGGATAGAGAACACGACAAATCGTCAAGTAACTTTCTGCAAACGACGCAATGGTCTTCTCAAGAAAGCTTATGAGCTCTCTGTCTTGTGTGATGCCGAGGTTGCTCTCGTTATCTTCTCCACTCGTGGCCGTCTATACGAGTACGCCAACAACAG TGTGAGGGGTACAATTGAAAGGTACAAGAAAGCTTGTTCTGATGCTGTCAACCCTCCTTCCGTAACCGAAGCTAATACTCAG TATTATCAGCAAGAAGCCTCTAAGCTTCGGAGGCAGATTCGGGACATTCAGAATTCAAACAG GCATATCGTTGGAGAATCACTTGGTTCCTTGAACTTCAAGGAACTCAAGAATCTCGAAGGACGGCTTGAAAAAGGAATCAGCCGCGTCCGATCCAAAAAG AACGAGATGTTAGTAGCAGAGATAGAGTATATGCAAAAGAGG GAAATGGAGTTGCAACATGATAACATGTATCTGCGAGCTAAG ATAGCCGAAGGCGCCAGATTGAATCCGGATCAGCAGGAATCGAATGTGATACAAGGGACGACTGTTTACGAGTCCGGTGTGTCTTCACATCAGTCGCATCACTATAATCGGAACTATATTCCGGTGAACCTTCTTGAACCGAATCAGCAATTCTCCGTCCAAGACCAACCTCCTCTTCAACTTGTGTAA